Proteins co-encoded in one Campylobacter ornithocola genomic window:
- a CDS encoding adenylosuccinate synthase, with protein MSKADIVVGIQWGDEGKGKIVDKLCENYDYVCRSAGGHNAGHTIWVDGIRYALHLVPSGVLNKQCINVIGNGVVVNPDVLISEMAQFENLEGRLFISDRAHLNLNYHALIDQARERLKGDKAIGTTGRGIGPSYEDKISRNGHRVGELLEPEKLCENLMKDFELKKTYFDALGIVMPSYDEILKDLKRFKEVLAPYITDTTRMLWKALDEDKRVLLEGAQGSMLDIDHGTYPYVTSSTTISAGALSGLGLNPKEIGKVIGIVKAYTTRVGNGAFPSEDLGEDGEKIGLIGKEIGVSTGRKRRCGWFDAVAVKYTARLNGLDALSLMKLDVLDGFESVKICKAYEYKGQEIDYVPCDLENVKPIYEVMEGWDKVAGIRDYDLLPENAKKYIKRLEELSGVKVGYISTSPEREDTIIL; from the coding sequence ATGAGTAAAGCAGATATTGTCGTTGGTATCCAATGGGGTGATGAAGGCAAGGGTAAGATAGTTGATAAACTATGTGAAAATTATGATTATGTTTGCAGGAGTGCGGGTGGACATAATGCGGGTCACACCATATGGGTTGATGGTATAAGGTATGCTTTACATTTAGTACCTTCAGGTGTTTTAAATAAGCAATGCATTAATGTTATAGGTAATGGTGTTGTAGTTAATCCTGATGTGTTAATTAGTGAAATGGCTCAATTTGAGAATTTAGAAGGAAGATTATTTATAAGTGATAGAGCACATTTAAATTTGAATTATCATGCTCTAATTGATCAAGCAAGAGAGAGACTTAAAGGCGATAAGGCTATAGGGACAACAGGTAGGGGTATAGGACCAAGTTATGAAGATAAAATAAGTCGTAACGGACACAGGGTAGGAGAACTTTTAGAGCCTGAAAAACTTTGTGAAAATTTAATGAAAGATTTCGAGCTTAAAAAAACTTATTTTGATGCTTTAGGTATTGTAATGCCTAGTTATGATGAAATTTTAAAAGATTTAAAACGCTTCAAGGAAGTATTGGCACCATATATCACAGATACTACGAGAATGCTATGGAAAGCTTTAGATGAGGATAAAAGAGTATTATTAGAAGGTGCACAAGGTTCTATGCTTGATATTGATCATGGAACCTATCCTTATGTTACTAGTTCAACAACTATTTCAGCTGGTGCTTTAAGTGGCTTAGGGTTAAATCCAAAAGAAATTGGAAAAGTTATAGGTATAGTAAAAGCTTACACAACAAGAGTAGGAAATGGAGCTTTTCCAAGTGAGGACTTAGGTGAAGATGGTGAAAAAATAGGGCTTATTGGAAAAGAAATTGGTGTGAGTACTGGTAGAAAAAGAAGATGTGGATGGTTTGATGCTGTAGCTGTAAAATACACTGCGAGATTAAATGGCTTAGATGCTTTATCATTAATGAAACTTGATGTTTTAGATGGTTTTGAGAGTGTTAAAATTTGTAAAGCTTATGAGTATAAAGGGCAAGAAATAGACTATGTGCCTTGTGATTTAGAAAATGTTAAGCCTATTTATGAAGTGATGGAGGGTTGGGATAAAGTTGCAGGAATTAGGGATTATGATTTATTGCCTGAAAATGCTAAAAAATACATTAAACGTTTAGAAGAATTAAGTGGGGTTAAAGTGGGTTATATCTCTACAAGCCCTGAAAGAGAAGATACTATCATTTTATGA
- a CDS encoding flagellar FliJ family protein, protein MKSKYSSVIKLRKQQLDKAEANLTRTRQKLLQCEEELKEASKTCESLTLVDKGSIALLRSSLKLQEIAREGKQRVKQKLDLTKKELAHHQHLYKKAHLEFEKIKVLENEELKKIQKALQKEEEKFIDELAITRHFNKDK, encoded by the coding sequence ATGAAAAGCAAATATTCTTCTGTAATTAAGCTTAGAAAACAACAACTTGACAAAGCAGAAGCAAATTTAACTAGAACAAGACAAAAGCTTTTACAGTGTGAAGAAGAGCTTAAAGAAGCTTCTAAAACATGTGAAAGCTTAACTTTGGTTGATAAGGGTTCGATAGCTCTTTTACGTTCATCTTTAAAATTGCAAGAAATTGCAAGAGAAGGCAAGCAAAGAGTTAAACAAAAATTAGATTTAACAAAAAAAGAACTCGCACATCATCAGCATTTGTACAAAAAAGCACATTTAGAATTTGAAAAAATTAAAGTTTTAGAAAATGAAGAATTAAAAAAAATTCAAAAAGCTTTGCAAAAAGAAGAAGAAAAATTTATAGATGAACTTGCTATAACAAGACATTTTAACAAGGATAAATAG
- a CDS encoding MotE family protein: protein MVKKIIYLLAFLNFLNAQQNCEQYFEARKEQMQEQIREYDEARQSLEAYRASFEALQKEKMQALEKKEADINASLEQIKTLKEQNEHILEATRENLQTINDKTMGRITEIYAKMKDVAVAGILSEMEPDEASKILLSLDPRKISSIMAKMDPKKASDLTLLLKNLDQNASSQ from the coding sequence ATAGTGAAAAAAATAATATATTTATTAGCTTTTTTAAATTTTTTAAATGCACAACAAAATTGTGAGCAGTATTTTGAAGCAAGAAAAGAACAAATGCAAGAACAAATTAGAGAATACGATGAAGCTAGGCAAAGCTTAGAAGCTTATAGAGCTTCTTTTGAGGCTTTGCAAAAAGAAAAAATGCAAGCTTTAGAAAAAAAAGAGGCAGATATTAATGCGAGTTTAGAACAAATTAAAACTTTAAAAGAACAAAATGAACATATATTGGAAGCAACTAGAGAAAATCTACAAACAATTAATGATAAAACAATGGGGCGTATCACTGAAATTTATGCTAAAATGAAAGATGTAGCTGTTGCTGGTATATTAAGTGAGATGGAACCAGATGAAGCTTCAAAAATTTTACTTTCACTTGATCCTAGAAAAATTTCATCTATTATGGCCAAAATGGATCCTAAAAAAGCTTCGGATTTAACACTGCTTTTGAAAAATTTAGATCAAAATGCAAGTTCGCAGTAA
- a CDS encoding restriction endonuclease subunit S, with protein sequence MNKIEKLLKELCPNGVEFKKLDEIFDIKNGYTPSKANKDFWNDGTIPWFRMDDIRTNGRILSDSLQHITKQALKGGKIFPKNSIIISTTATIGEHALVVVDSMANQQFTYLSKKANCDLSIDMKFIYYYCFILGEWCKQNTNISGFASVDMKSFKKFQIPIPPLEVQEEIVKILDTFTKLEAELEAELEARRRQYEYYRNKLLSFEYLDKNGGGYELKMLGEVCEIANGRDYRHLNNGNIPVYGTGGKMLCVDNFLYEGESVCIGRKGTIDKPFYLNEKFWAVDTLFFTKNFKNYIIPKFLFYIFTYIDWKQHNQSLDRPSLTKVILEKIQIPIPSLKTQEKIVSILDKFHTLTTDLQSGIPAEIKARKKQYEYYRNKLLTF encoded by the coding sequence ATGAATAAAATAGAAAAACTTTTAAAAGAACTTTGCCCTAATGGCGTAGAGTTTAAAAAGCTAGATGAGATCTTTGATATTAAAAATGGATATACTCCATCAAAAGCAAATAAAGATTTTTGGAATGACGGAACTATTCCTTGGTTTAGAATGGATGATATTCGTACTAATGGCAGAATTTTGAGTGATTCGTTGCAGCATATTACCAAACAGGCTTTAAAAGGTGGTAAAATTTTTCCTAAAAATTCTATTATTATCTCAACTACTGCAACCATTGGAGAACATGCTTTGGTAGTTGTTGATTCGATGGCAAATCAACAATTCACATATTTAAGTAAAAAGGCAAATTGCGATCTTTCTATTGATATGAAATTTATTTATTACTATTGTTTTATCTTGGGAGAATGGTGTAAGCAAAATACAAATATTTCTGGTTTTGCATCTGTAGATATGAAATCATTTAAAAAATTTCAAATTCCTATTCCGCCACTTGAAGTTCAAGAAGAAATTGTGAAAATTTTAGACACCTTTACTAAATTAGAAGCAGAGCTAGAAGCAGAGCTAGAAGCACGCCGTCGTCAGTATGAGTATTATCGTAATAAACTTTTATCTTTTGAGTATTTAGACAAAAATGGGGGGGGGTATGAGCTAAAAATGCTAGGTGAAGTGTGTGAGATTGCAAATGGCAGAGATTATAGACATTTGAATAACGGAAATATTCCAGTGTATGGCACAGGTGGTAAAATGCTTTGTGTGGATAATTTTTTATATGAAGGGGAAAGTGTTTGCATAGGCAGAAAGGGAACTATTGATAAACCTTTTTATCTTAATGAAAAATTTTGGGCTGTTGATACTTTATTTTTTACAAAAAATTTTAAAAACTACATAATTCCAAAATTTCTATTTTATATTTTTACTTATATTGATTGGAAACAGCACAATCAATCGTTAGATCGCCCTAGTTTAACAAAAGTAATACTTGAAAAAATCCAAATTCCTATCCCATCATTAAAAACACAAGAAAAAATAGTAAGTATTTTAGATAAATTCCACACACTCACCACAGATTTACAAAGTGGAATTCCTGCAGAGATAAAAGCAAGAAAAAAGCAGTATGAATACTATAGAAATAAATTATTAACTTTTTAA
- a CDS encoding type I restriction-modification system subunit M yields MKSVIEREELHKTIWKIANELRGSVDGWDFKSYVLGFLFYYFICENLKSFVLKAYKQDYENLSDEMAENGKKEIINAKGFFIKPSYLFSSILKNVNLENLNEKLSDIFKEIESSANGSESEKSFKGLFDDLDLYSNKLGANNLERNKKIIKIMEAISELNLHYNENEIDAFGDAYEFLMTMYASNAGKSGGEFFTPQEVSKLLVEITLHNNKKPNKVYDPACGSGSLLLQYKKSLKSDPKKGYFGQEINITTYNLARMNMFLHDVNYTLFDIAHGDTLINPNEEHKDLEPFDAIVSNPPYSTKWEGKNNALLINDERFNKAGVLAPTSKADLAFVMHSLSWLSEKGSAAIVCFPGVMYRGGAEKEIRKYMIEENFVDCVISLAPNLFFGTGIAVCILVLRKNKTDKNVHFINANEEFIKVTNKNILSKENLENILNLYKDRVEVPYLTKLVSIEEIKNNDYNLSVSSYVEAKDTREAIDIKALNLELVEIVKRQSILREQIDNLVVELEGN; encoded by the coding sequence ATGAAAAGCGTGATTGAAAGAGAAGAATTACACAAAACTATTTGGAAAATTGCAAATGAATTGCGTGGAAGTGTAGATGGTTGGGATTTTAAAAGTTATGTTTTGGGATTTTTGTTTTATTATTTTATCTGTGAAAATCTAAAGAGCTTTGTTTTGAAAGCTTATAAGCAAGATTATGAAAATTTAAGCGATGAAATGGCGGAAAATGGCAAAAAAGAGATTATTAATGCTAAAGGATTTTTTATAAAACCAAGTTATCTTTTTTCTAGTATTCTTAAAAATGTAAATTTGGAAAATCTAAATGAAAAACTTAGCGATATTTTTAAAGAGATTGAAAGTAGTGCCAATGGGAGTGAGAGTGAAAAAAGCTTCAAAGGACTTTTTGATGATTTAGATCTTTATTCTAATAAACTTGGGGCAAACAATCTAGAGCGTAATAAAAAGATTATAAAGATTATGGAGGCAATTTCTGAACTTAATTTGCATTATAATGAAAATGAGATTGATGCTTTTGGTGATGCTTATGAGTTTTTAATGACTATGTATGCAAGTAATGCAGGTAAAAGTGGAGGAGAATTTTTTACTCCACAAGAAGTAAGTAAACTTTTAGTAGAAATTACTTTACATAATAACAAAAAGCCAAATAAAGTTTATGATCCTGCATGTGGAAGTGGTTCGTTACTTTTGCAGTATAAAAAATCACTTAAAAGCGATCCAAAAAAGGGTTATTTTGGGCAAGAGATTAATATAACAACTTATAATCTTGCAAGAATGAATATGTTTTTGCACGATGTAAATTATACGCTTTTTGATATAGCACATGGCGATACTTTGATAAATCCTAACGAAGAACATAAAGACTTAGAGCCTTTTGATGCAATTGTTAGCAATCCACCTTATAGCACTAAATGGGAAGGTAAAAATAATGCACTTTTGATTAATGATGAAAGATTTAATAAAGCAGGGGTTTTAGCACCTACTTCTAAAGCAGATTTAGCTTTTGTGATGCATTCGCTTTCTTGGCTTAGCGAGAAAGGAAGTGCGGCGATTGTTTGTTTTCCGGGTGTAATGTATAGAGGTGGTGCAGAAAAAGAAATAAGAAAATATATGATAGAAGAAAATTTTGTAGATTGTGTGATTTCTTTAGCTCCAAATCTCTTTTTTGGGACAGGTATTGCAGTGTGTATTCTGGTGCTTAGAAAAAACAAAACTGATAAAAATGTGCATTTTATCAATGCAAACGAAGAATTTATCAAAGTAACTAATAAAAACATACTAAGTAAAGAAAATTTAGAAAATATTTTAAATCTTTATAAAGATAGGGTAGAAGTGCCATATCTTACTAAGTTAGTAAGTATAGAAGAAATAAAAAATAATGATTATAACTTAAGTGTGTCAAGTTATGTAGAAGCAAAAGATACGAGAGAAGCAATCGATATAAAAGCATTAAATTTAGAACTTGTTGAGATAGTAAAACGCCAAAGTATTTTAAGGGAACAAATTGATAATCTCGTTGTAGAACTTGAAGGTAATTGA
- a CDS encoding type I restriction endonuclease subunit R codes for MNDLITQNDNTTIVTEYKFTPKEPKAYQNEEDLEKFLIKELELQGYEKLELNNILELENNLKLQLERLNNIVFSQEEWQKFYKENIANKKLNFEDKTKMLQNDSFTLTLEKDDGSKKNIILIDRINPINNYLQVVSQLKNESGKFKNRYDVSILVNGLPLVHIELKRRGVNLKEAFNQIKRYQKESFLQGNALYEFVQIFIISNGTLTKYYSNTNQYKTKKSLNDNYAFCMSFSDAKNNIIEDLEDFTKTFLAKRNLLNILTKYCVFNADNELLIMRAYQIAASERIINKIKIAHKYKYYGNVEAGGFIWHSTGSGKTLTSFKTAILATKLDFIKKVLFIVDRKDLDYQTQKEYDKFEKGAANATKNTDELKRRIESTKEDEKIIITTIQKLSKFVQKYDNSRIFDSEIVFIFDECHRSQFGKMHEQIIKKFKKYYIFGFTGTPIFEENAGKNYFVNDNKNLELKTTQSTFGDCLHSYTILNAIKDKNVLPFKVSYHSTMKQIESDLDKKISTIDRESSLLSDERIEKITSYILENFNRHTKRQSAYMLKNQRVQGFNAIFATASVDFAKKYYEEFSKQLKQNNSNLKVGVIYSYEQNEDLDEFINDTQSAKEFLSKAIKDYNSYFKSDFSLEKFDNYYKDVSQKLKDKELDLLIVVNMFLTGFDSKTINTLYVDKNLKYHGLLQAFSRTNRILNEQKNCGNIVCFRDLENATNKSLQMFGDEKASSIVLLENFAFYFEKYVVLIDELKQKFDLLNFPLYSEKEQKEFIKIFNEILKLENILSLFDEFKNPLNIRDKQDYQSHYLELYATLKQKTEKENINDDLIFEIELIKQNEINVDFILFLLEEYYKTNQDKIKESILKTTISNPSLRDKKELIEEFLNEIDNNKNSDYKSLFENFMQRKKEQELNQLIKEENLNEKLTKEYLDDAFELNFFQDKGERIGGLLPAINPFAPKSEGNDEKRESIINKLKAFFDKFMVFLKVDDE; via the coding sequence ATGAATGATTTAATTACACAAAATGACAATACTACTATTGTTACAGAATACAAATTTACACCAAAAGAGCCAAAAGCTTATCAAAATGAAGAAGATTTAGAAAAATTTCTTATTAAAGAATTAGAGCTTCAAGGCTATGAAAAATTAGAGCTAAATAATATCTTAGAACTTGAAAATAATCTCAAATTACAACTTGAAAGATTAAATAATATCGTTTTCTCACAAGAAGAATGGCAAAAATTTTATAAAGAAAATATTGCAAATAAAAAACTAAATTTTGAAGACAAAACCAAGATGCTTCAAAATGATAGTTTTACTCTCACACTTGAAAAAGATGATGGAAGTAAGAAAAATATCATTCTTATAGATAGGATCAATCCTATTAATAATTATCTTCAAGTTGTGTCGCAATTAAAAAATGAAAGTGGTAAATTTAAAAATCGTTATGATGTTAGTATTTTGGTAAATGGTTTGCCTTTGGTACATATTGAGTTAAAAAGACGTGGTGTAAATTTAAAAGAAGCTTTTAATCAAATTAAGCGTTATCAAAAAGAAAGTTTTTTACAAGGAAATGCACTCTATGAATTTGTGCAAATTTTTATCATTTCAAATGGCACATTAACCAAATATTATAGCAATACAAATCAATATAAAACTAAAAAATCTTTAAATGATAACTATGCTTTTTGTATGAGTTTTTCAGATGCAAAAAATAACATCATTGAAGACTTAGAAGATTTTACAAAGACTTTTTTAGCTAAAAGAAATTTACTTAATATTCTTACAAAATATTGTGTTTTTAATGCTGATAATGAATTATTGATTATGCGTGCTTATCAAATCGCAGCAAGTGAGAGAATAATCAATAAAATTAAAATCGCTCATAAGTATAAATACTATGGAAATGTAGAGGCAGGAGGGTTTATTTGGCATAGTACAGGAAGCGGAAAAACTTTAACTTCGTTTAAAACAGCAATTTTAGCTACAAAACTTGACTTTATTAAAAAAGTACTTTTTATTGTGGATAGAAAAGATTTGGATTATCAAACCCAAAAAGAATACGATAAATTTGAAAAAGGTGCAGCAAATGCTACTAAAAACACCGATGAGTTAAAAAGAAGGATTGAAAGCACAAAAGAAGATGAGAAAATCATCATTACTACCATACAAAAACTTTCAAAATTTGTACAAAAATACGATAATTCTCGCATTTTTGATTCTGAAATTGTTTTTATCTTTGATGAATGTCATAGAAGTCAATTTGGAAAAATGCACGAACAAATCATTAAAAAATTTAAAAAATACTATATTTTTGGTTTTACAGGAACGCCTATTTTTGAAGAAAATGCGGGAAAAAATTATTTTGTAAATGATAATAAAAATTTAGAACTTAAAACTACTCAAAGCACTTTTGGCGATTGTTTGCATTCTTATACAATATTAAATGCGATAAAAGATAAAAATGTTTTACCTTTTAAAGTAAGTTATCATTCTACAATGAAACAAATTGAAAGTGATTTAGATAAGAAAATTTCCACTATCGATAGAGAATCAAGTCTTTTAAGTGATGAACGCATAGAAAAAATCACAAGTTATATTTTAGAAAATTTCAATCGCCACACCAAAAGACAAAGTGCTTATATGCTAAAAAATCAAAGAGTTCAAGGTTTTAATGCGATCTTTGCTACTGCTAGTGTAGATTTTGCTAAAAAATACTATGAAGAATTTAGTAAGCAGTTAAAGCAAAATAATAGTAATTTAAAAGTTGGTGTTATTTATTCTTATGAGCAAAATGAAGATTTAGATGAATTTATAAATGATACACAAAGCGCTAAAGAGTTTTTAAGCAAGGCGATAAAAGATTATAATAGTTATTTTAAAAGTGATTTTAGTTTAGAAAAATTTGATAATTATTACAAAGATGTATCACAAAAGCTTAAAGATAAAGAATTAGATTTACTAATCGTAGTAAATATGTTTTTAACAGGATTTGATTCTAAAACAATCAATACTCTTTATGTGGATAAAAATCTAAAATATCACGGACTTTTGCAAGCCTTTTCACGCACTAATAGAATTTTAAATGAGCAAAAAAATTGTGGTAATATTGTGTGTTTTAGAGATTTAGAAAATGCGACAAATAAAAGCTTACAGATGTTTGGCGATGAAAAAGCATCGAGTATTGTTTTGTTAGAAAATTTTGCTTTTTATTTTGAAAAGTATGTTGTGCTAATAGATGAGTTAAAACAAAAATTTGATCTTTTAAATTTCCCACTTTATAGTGAAAAAGAGCAAAAAGAATTTATTAAGATTTTTAATGAGATTTTAAAACTTGAGAATATTTTAAGTCTTTTTGATGAATTTAAAAATCCTTTAAATATAAGAGATAAACAAGATTATCAAAGTCATTATTTAGAGCTTTATGCTACACTTAAACAAAAAACAGAAAAAGAAAATATTAACGATGATTTGATTTTTGAAATTGAACTCATTAAGCAAAATGAAATTAATGTAGATTTTATACTATTTTTACTTGAAGAATATTATAAAACAAATCAAGACAAAATCAAAGAAAGTATTTTAAAAACTACTATTTCAAACCCAAGTTTAAGAGATAAAAAAGAGCTTATTGAAGAATTTTTAAATGAAATTGATAATAATAAAAACAGCGACTATAAAAGCCTTTTTGAAAATTTTATGCAAAGAAAAAAAGAGCAAGAATTAAACCAACTTATAAAAGAAGAAAATTTAAATGAAAAACTGACAAAAGAGTATTTAGATGATGCTTTTGAATTAAATTTTTTCCAAGATAAAGGCGAACGCATAGGTGGGCTTTTGCCTGCTATTAATCCTTTTGCGCCAAAAAGCGAAGGAAATGATGAAAAGCGAGAAAGTATCATTAACAAGCTTAAGGCATTTTTTGATAAATTTATGGTTTTTTTAAAGGTAGATGATGAATAA
- a CDS encoding DUF507 family protein, translating to MRIKPAHIPYIANKIILDLMHSSFVKIKDDSQKLLKIAKEIIEIDVLNERKLDEKAKELLESQEDEIEFMQIDRKNMFWMIKKKLASEFKFMLDSEDRYNNLSHKILENLVEEDLINYNVSENRVKNLIFSSIISYLKEYENLEDLVYEKISNYKRKLIPGSEEYELIFEKLYQEELRKKGLL from the coding sequence ATGCGTATCAAACCAGCTCATATACCTTATATAGCAAATAAAATAATACTTGATTTAATGCATTCTTCTTTTGTAAAAATTAAAGATGATAGTCAAAAACTTTTAAAAATAGCAAAAGAAATTATAGAAATAGATGTTTTAAATGAGCGTAAACTTGATGAAAAAGCAAAAGAACTTTTAGAAAGTCAAGAAGATGAAATTGAGTTTATGCAAATAGATAGAAAAAATATGTTTTGGATGATCAAGAAAAAATTGGCTAGTGAGTTTAAATTTATGCTTGATAGTGAAGATAGATATAATAATCTTTCTCATAAAATTTTAGAAAATTTAGTAGAAGAGGACTTGATAAATTATAATGTATCAGAAAATCGAGTGAAAAATCTCATCTTTTCAAGTATTATATCTTATTTAAAAGAGTATGAAAATTTAGAAGATTTAGTTTATGAAAAAATTTCAAATTATAAAAGAAAACTTATTCCAGGTTCTGAAGAATATGAATTGATATTTGAGAAGCTTTATCAAGAAGAGCTTAGAAAAAAAGGACTTTTATGA
- the yedF gene encoding sulfurtransferase-like selenium metabolism protein YedF, with translation MKITYSLNLEGEACPYPAIATIEALKELKSGEILEILCDCPQSINSIPHDAKNRGFKVLEINQDGPTLRFLIQKS, from the coding sequence ATGAAGATTACTTATAGTCTAAATTTAGAAGGTGAAGCCTGTCCATACCCTGCTATAGCAACTATTGAAGCTTTAAAAGAATTAAAATCGGGTGAAATTTTAGAAATCTTATGTGATTGTCCACAAAGTATCAATTCTATACCTCATGATGCTAAAAATCGTGGTTTTAAAGTTCTAGAAATCAATCAAGATGGACCAACGCTTAGATTTTTAATTCAAAAATCTTGA
- the yedE gene encoding selenium metabolism membrane protein YedE/FdhT: MQSFKQKYLINFWDNSHSFIALGILSAVYFGIFGGVWAVTGEMTRWGGEFLEIFGIDLSSYSYYQKQNLDGTPLSRTDGIMLIGMFIGCLVAALLANKVKFRLSASKIRIFQALIGGILSGYGARLAFGCNLANFFTGLPYFSLHTWFFTFFMILGIYFGVKICNISFFKPKAKLQCVNKENKPLIHNKKRARWHFFLGVVFFIFFLSWVFYLGFTNGNIDTQNKQSLLALALIFGFVFGFIIARGQICFTSCFRDLFLFGRDNTIKATLFAMMIASIIAFAFILQGHTSKLIELSPAVAIGAFLFGFGIVFAGGCECGWTYRACEGQVHFMIVGFANIIGTMILALTYDFLPPFFKDGIKINLLNYFGNLGGLYINLTLLVLLFIFVLIYKKYFFKKLV, encoded by the coding sequence ATGCAATCTTTCAAACAAAAATATTTAATCAATTTTTGGGACAATTCTCATAGTTTCATTGCTCTTGGAATTTTAAGTGCAGTGTATTTTGGAATTTTTGGTGGTGTTTGGGCTGTTACTGGTGAAATGACACGTTGGGGTGGCGAATTTTTAGAAATTTTTGGTATAGATCTAAGCTCGTATTCTTATTATCAAAAGCAAAATTTAGATGGCACTCCTTTAAGTAGAACTGATGGTATCATGCTTATAGGTATGTTTATAGGTTGTTTGGTGGCTGCACTTTTAGCAAATAAGGTAAAATTTCGTCTAAGTGCAAGTAAAATACGTATATTTCAAGCCTTAATAGGAGGAATTCTTTCAGGTTATGGTGCAAGACTTGCTTTTGGATGCAATTTAGCAAATTTTTTCACAGGCTTGCCTTATTTTTCTTTACACACTTGGTTTTTTACTTTTTTCATGATTTTAGGAATTTATTTTGGCGTAAAAATTTGCAATATTTCGTTTTTTAAACCAAAAGCAAAACTTCAATGTGTAAATAAAGAAAATAAACCTTTAATTCACAATAAAAAACGCGCAAGGTGGCATTTTTTTCTAGGTGTGGTATTTTTTATATTTTTTTTATCTTGGGTTTTTTATCTTGGGTTTACAAATGGAAATATTGATACACAAAACAAACAAAGCCTTCTGGCATTGGCACTTATTTTTGGATTTGTTTTTGGCTTTATTATTGCTCGTGGTCAAATTTGTTTTACTTCTTGTTTTAGAGATTTATTTTTATTTGGTAGAGATAACACTATAAAAGCAACTTTATTTGCTATGATGATAGCTTCAATCATTGCTTTTGCTTTCATTTTACAAGGACATACTAGCAAACTTATAGAATTAAGCCCTGCTGTAGCTATAGGAGCATTCTTATTTGGTTTTGGTATAGTATTTGCCGGCGGTTGCGAGTGTGGTTGGACATATCGAGCTTGCGAAGGGCAAGTACATTTTATGATAGTAGGATTTGCAAATATCATAGGAACGATGATTTTAGCTTTAACTTATGATTTTTTACCTCCTTTTTTTAAAGATGGTATAAAGATTAACTTATTAAATTATTTTGGAAATTTAGGTGGATTATATATAAACTTAACTCTCCTTGTTTTGCTATTTATTTTTGTTTTAATTTACAAAAAATATTTTTTTAAAAAACTAGTTTAA